One window of the Ictidomys tridecemlineatus isolate mIctTri1 chromosome 11, mIctTri1.hap1, whole genome shotgun sequence genome contains the following:
- the Lrif1 gene encoding ligand-dependent nuclear receptor-interacting factor 1 isoform X3, whose amino-acid sequence MASTLGKVSQGRNDKKVSQGNSVKASCLKSDAEFKKIFGLTKDLRVCLTRIPDHLHSGKSFDSFSSEMKSSTNTETEFVVKEQERKQGFNKKRKAKNMKKMDHTKKRKTESTCNTVINGVTIVTSSQPLCSVLPTSDVSKNNIPTSCSKTREEKITEVEHCSHKKEEKGALSSYAAFEQSNFFSKKYTEDIFPVTPPELEETVRDEKIRRLKQVLREKEAALEEMRKKMQQK is encoded by the exons ATGGCATCAACGTTAGGAAAAGTCTCTCAAGGAAGAAATGACAAGAAAGTCTCTCAAGGAAATAGTGTTAAGGCATCATGTCTGAAGAGCGATGctgaatttaaaaagatatttggtCTCACTAAAGATTTGCGAGTGTGCCTTACTCGAATTCCTGATCATTTGCACTCTGGAAAAAGTTTTGATTCCTTTAGCAGTGAGATGAAGAGTAGTACTAACACAGAGACAGAGTTTGTGGTGAAGGAACAAGAGAGAAAACAG GgttttaataagaaaagaaaagcaaaaaacatgAAGAAGATGGATcacacaaagaagagaaaaactgagAGTACCTGCAACACAGTCATAAATGGGGTAACTATTGTCACCAGTTCCCAACCCCTATGCAGTGTTTTACCGACTTCAGACGTATCAAAAAATAACATTCCCACAAGCTGCAGCAAAACCAGAGAAGAAAAGATAACTGAAGTAGAACACTGTTCCcacaagaaggaggagaaaggtgCATTGAGTTCATATGCAGCTTTTGAACAAAGTAATTTCTTTAGTAAAAAATATACTGAAGATATTTTTCCAGTGACACCACCAGAATTAGAAGAAACCGTCCgagatgaaaaaataagaagactTAAACAAGTGCTAagagagaaggaagcagctctTGAAGAAATGCGTAAGAAGatgcaacaaaaataa
- the Lrif1 gene encoding ligand-dependent nuclear receptor-interacting factor 1 isoform X2, with product MYQVVQTIGSDGKNLLQLLPIPNSSGNLIPLVQSSVMSDALKGNTGKPVQVTFQTQISSSSTSASVQLPIFQPASSSKYFLTRTVDTAEKGRVTSVGTENFTSSVSKVKSHGVKIDGLTMQTFAVPPSTQNDSSYIVVKTPNLPMTVKSPVLPSGHHLQIPAHAEVKSVPASSLPPSVQQKILAAATTSTSGAVESSQIPTVIYVSPVNTVKNVVTKNFQNIYPKPVKEIAKPLILNTTQIPSKVAAETQLKGGQHSQAAPVKWIFQENLRPCTPSLVPVKSSNNVASKILKTFVDRKSLGDNTVNMPPLSTISPSGTQSISVPIKDNALVMFNGKVYLLAKKGADILPSQIDHQNSVSPDIPLRKNTSQVVSPVTEISREVVNIVLAKSKSLQMETKSLSNTQLASMINLSAEKNKMFEKSSLSTTNPHNMNQSSNYLKQSKTLFTKPVFPDGFSTGQNAPRKGNTIQSIEKINSSVDATTVTSQQYVFRDQESKIQNEMASTLGKVSQGRNDKKVSQGNSVKASCLKSDAEFKKIFGLTKDLRVCLTRIPDHLHSGKSFDSFSSEMKSSTNTETEFVVKEQERKQGFNKKRKAKNMKKMDHTKKRKTESTCNTVINGVTIVTSSQPLCSVLPTSDVSKNNIPTSCSKTREEKITEVEHCSHKKEEKGALSSYAAFEQSNFFSKKYTEDIFPVTPPELEETVRDEKIRRLKQVLREKEAALEEMRKKMQQK from the exons ATGTATCAAGTAGTTCAGACGATTGGCTCGGATGGAAAAAATCTTCTGCAATTACTTCCAATTCCTAATTCTTCTGGAAATCTTATCCCACTAGTTCAATCTTCAGTCATGTCTGATGCTTTGAAAGGGAATACAGGAAAACCAGTTCAAGTTACTTTTCAGACTCAGATTTCCAGCTCTTCCACAAGTGCATCAGTTCAATTGCCCATTTTTCAGCCAGCCAGTTCTTCAAAGTATTTTCTTACAAGAACAGTAGATACAGCAGAAAAAGGTAGAGTTACTTCTGTGGGAACTGAAAATTTTACCTCATCAGTTTCTAAAGTTAAGAGTCATGGTGTGAAAATTGATGGACTCACCATGCAAACATTTGCTGTTCCTCCCTCAACACAAAATGATTCATCTTATATTGTAGTCAAAACCCCGAATCTTCCAATGACTGTGAAGTCTCCAGTTTTGCCTTCCGGGCATCATTTACAAATTCCAGCCCATGCTGAAGTGAAATCCGTACCTGCATCATCATTGCCTCCTTCAGTTCAGCAAAAGATACTTGCAGCTGCAACCACAAGTACCTCAGGAGCAGTTGAGTCCTCCCAAATACCAACAGTTATTTATGTATCTCCTGTAAATACAGTGAAAAATGTAGTTACCAAGAACTTTCAAAATATCTATCCAAAACCTGTTAAAGAAATAGCAAAGCCATTGATACTAAATACCACCCAAATTCCATCGAAAGTTGCTGCAGAGACACAATTAAAAGGTGGTCAGCATTCTCAAGCTGCTCCAGTGAAATGGATTTTTCAAGAAAATCTACGGCCTTGTACTCCATCTCTTGTTCCTGTTAAATCTTCAAATAATGTGgcttcaaagattttaaaaactttcgTAGATAGGAAAAGTTTGGGAGATAATACTGTAAATATGCCACCATTGAGTACCATCAGTCCTAGTGGGACACAATCCATAAGTGTGCCAATTAAAGATAATGCTTTGGTTATGTTTAATGGGAAAGTCTATCTGTTGGCTAAAAAGGGGGCAGATATTTTGCCATCACAAATTGATCATCAGAATTCTGTTTCTCCTGATATTCCACTAAGAAAAAACACATCACAGGTAGTGAGTCCAGTCACAGAAATATCCAGAGAGGTTGTAAATATTGTTTTGGCTAAAAGTAAATCTTTACAGATGGagacaaaatcactttcaaataCCCAGCTTGCTTCCATGATTAATCTAAGTGCAGAGAAGAATAAAATGTTCGAAAAATCATCTCTTTCTACCACAAACCCACATAACATGAATCAATCCAGTAACTACCTAAAACAGAGTAAGACTTTATTCACAAAGCCAGTTTTTCCAGATGGATTTAGTACAGGACAGAATGCCCCCAGAAAAGGAAATACGATCCAGAgcatagagaaaataaattcctctGTTGATGCAACAACTGTTACTTCACAACAGTATGTTTTCAGAGACCAAGAATCAAAG ATACAGAATGAGATGGCATCAACGTTAGGAAAAGTCTCTCAAGGAAGAAATGACAAGAAAGTCTCTCAAGGAAATAGTGTTAAGGCATCATGTCTGAAGAGCGATGctgaatttaaaaagatatttggtCTCACTAAAGATTTGCGAGTGTGCCTTACTCGAATTCCTGATCATTTGCACTCTGGAAAAAGTTTTGATTCCTTTAGCAGTGAGATGAAGAGTAGTACTAACACAGAGACAGAGTTTGTGGTGAAGGAACAAGAGAGAAAACAG GgttttaataagaaaagaaaagcaaaaaacatgAAGAAGATGGATcacacaaagaagagaaaaactgagAGTACCTGCAACACAGTCATAAATGGGGTAACTATTGTCACCAGTTCCCAACCCCTATGCAGTGTTTTACCGACTTCAGACGTATCAAAAAATAACATTCCCACAAGCTGCAGCAAAACCAGAGAAGAAAAGATAACTGAAGTAGAACACTGTTCCcacaagaaggaggagaaaggtgCATTGAGTTCATATGCAGCTTTTGAACAAAGTAATTTCTTTAGTAAAAAATATACTGAAGATATTTTTCCAGTGACACCACCAGAATTAGAAGAAACCGTCCgagatgaaaaaataagaagactTAAACAAGTGCTAagagagaaggaagcagctctTGAAGAAATGCGTAAGAAGatgcaacaaaaataa
- the Lrif1 gene encoding ligand-dependent nuclear receptor-interacting factor 1 isoform X1 — MSNNLQRVFLKPAEENSGHASHCVSGCMYQVVQTIGSDGKNLLQLLPIPNSSGNLIPLVQSSVMSDALKGNTGKPVQVTFQTQISSSSTSASVQLPIFQPASSSKYFLTRTVDTAEKGRVTSVGTENFTSSVSKVKSHGVKIDGLTMQTFAVPPSTQNDSSYIVVKTPNLPMTVKSPVLPSGHHLQIPAHAEVKSVPASSLPPSVQQKILAAATTSTSGAVESSQIPTVIYVSPVNTVKNVVTKNFQNIYPKPVKEIAKPLILNTTQIPSKVAAETQLKGGQHSQAAPVKWIFQENLRPCTPSLVPVKSSNNVASKILKTFVDRKSLGDNTVNMPPLSTISPSGTQSISVPIKDNALVMFNGKVYLLAKKGADILPSQIDHQNSVSPDIPLRKNTSQVVSPVTEISREVVNIVLAKSKSLQMETKSLSNTQLASMINLSAEKNKMFEKSSLSTTNPHNMNQSSNYLKQSKTLFTKPVFPDGFSTGQNAPRKGNTIQSIEKINSSVDATTVTSQQYVFRDQESKIQNEMASTLGKVSQGRNDKKVSQGNSVKASCLKSDAEFKKIFGLTKDLRVCLTRIPDHLHSGKSFDSFSSEMKSSTNTETEFVVKEQERKQGFNKKRKAKNMKKMDHTKKRKTESTCNTVINGVTIVTSSQPLCSVLPTSDVSKNNIPTSCSKTREEKITEVEHCSHKKEEKGALSSYAAFEQSNFFSKKYTEDIFPVTPPELEETVRDEKIRRLKQVLREKEAALEEMRKKMQQK, encoded by the exons ATGTCCAATAATCTACAGAGGGTCTTCCTGAAACCCGCAGAGGAAAATTCAGGCCACGCCTCACATTG TGTTTCAGGCTGCATGTATCAAGTAGTTCAGACGATTGGCTCGGATGGAAAAAATCTTCTGCAATTACTTCCAATTCCTAATTCTTCTGGAAATCTTATCCCACTAGTTCAATCTTCAGTCATGTCTGATGCTTTGAAAGGGAATACAGGAAAACCAGTTCAAGTTACTTTTCAGACTCAGATTTCCAGCTCTTCCACAAGTGCATCAGTTCAATTGCCCATTTTTCAGCCAGCCAGTTCTTCAAAGTATTTTCTTACAAGAACAGTAGATACAGCAGAAAAAGGTAGAGTTACTTCTGTGGGAACTGAAAATTTTACCTCATCAGTTTCTAAAGTTAAGAGTCATGGTGTGAAAATTGATGGACTCACCATGCAAACATTTGCTGTTCCTCCCTCAACACAAAATGATTCATCTTATATTGTAGTCAAAACCCCGAATCTTCCAATGACTGTGAAGTCTCCAGTTTTGCCTTCCGGGCATCATTTACAAATTCCAGCCCATGCTGAAGTGAAATCCGTACCTGCATCATCATTGCCTCCTTCAGTTCAGCAAAAGATACTTGCAGCTGCAACCACAAGTACCTCAGGAGCAGTTGAGTCCTCCCAAATACCAACAGTTATTTATGTATCTCCTGTAAATACAGTGAAAAATGTAGTTACCAAGAACTTTCAAAATATCTATCCAAAACCTGTTAAAGAAATAGCAAAGCCATTGATACTAAATACCACCCAAATTCCATCGAAAGTTGCTGCAGAGACACAATTAAAAGGTGGTCAGCATTCTCAAGCTGCTCCAGTGAAATGGATTTTTCAAGAAAATCTACGGCCTTGTACTCCATCTCTTGTTCCTGTTAAATCTTCAAATAATGTGgcttcaaagattttaaaaactttcgTAGATAGGAAAAGTTTGGGAGATAATACTGTAAATATGCCACCATTGAGTACCATCAGTCCTAGTGGGACACAATCCATAAGTGTGCCAATTAAAGATAATGCTTTGGTTATGTTTAATGGGAAAGTCTATCTGTTGGCTAAAAAGGGGGCAGATATTTTGCCATCACAAATTGATCATCAGAATTCTGTTTCTCCTGATATTCCACTAAGAAAAAACACATCACAGGTAGTGAGTCCAGTCACAGAAATATCCAGAGAGGTTGTAAATATTGTTTTGGCTAAAAGTAAATCTTTACAGATGGagacaaaatcactttcaaataCCCAGCTTGCTTCCATGATTAATCTAAGTGCAGAGAAGAATAAAATGTTCGAAAAATCATCTCTTTCTACCACAAACCCACATAACATGAATCAATCCAGTAACTACCTAAAACAGAGTAAGACTTTATTCACAAAGCCAGTTTTTCCAGATGGATTTAGTACAGGACAGAATGCCCCCAGAAAAGGAAATACGATCCAGAgcatagagaaaataaattcctctGTTGATGCAACAACTGTTACTTCACAACAGTATGTTTTCAGAGACCAAGAATCAAAG ATACAGAATGAGATGGCATCAACGTTAGGAAAAGTCTCTCAAGGAAGAAATGACAAGAAAGTCTCTCAAGGAAATAGTGTTAAGGCATCATGTCTGAAGAGCGATGctgaatttaaaaagatatttggtCTCACTAAAGATTTGCGAGTGTGCCTTACTCGAATTCCTGATCATTTGCACTCTGGAAAAAGTTTTGATTCCTTTAGCAGTGAGATGAAGAGTAGTACTAACACAGAGACAGAGTTTGTGGTGAAGGAACAAGAGAGAAAACAG GgttttaataagaaaagaaaagcaaaaaacatgAAGAAGATGGATcacacaaagaagagaaaaactgagAGTACCTGCAACACAGTCATAAATGGGGTAACTATTGTCACCAGTTCCCAACCCCTATGCAGTGTTTTACCGACTTCAGACGTATCAAAAAATAACATTCCCACAAGCTGCAGCAAAACCAGAGAAGAAAAGATAACTGAAGTAGAACACTGTTCCcacaagaaggaggagaaaggtgCATTGAGTTCATATGCAGCTTTTGAACAAAGTAATTTCTTTAGTAAAAAATATACTGAAGATATTTTTCCAGTGACACCACCAGAATTAGAAGAAACCGTCCgagatgaaaaaataagaagactTAAACAAGTGCTAagagagaaggaagcagctctTGAAGAAATGCGTAAGAAGatgcaacaaaaataa